Proteins encoded in a region of the Macrobrachium nipponense isolate FS-2020 chromosome 39, ASM1510439v2, whole genome shotgun sequence genome:
- the LOC135210452 gene encoding uncharacterized protein DDB_G0290685-like: MRNFQNFRGKPQNLREDSNFRGKPQKELQSDPQNFRGTSETFRGDLRTQREPQNFMGTSGGTSREDLRNFKKGTSEPSSRWGSLRASGEPQTSGGGGRGQKTSVFGNLQNSGGTSELQGGPQHFRGNLRTSADNQNFRVGGTSELQGVGPGGQFRESQNVRGDLENFRGNLRLQGGSKPQNFQGTSRTSGRGPTSNFRGEPHNFRGTSKLQGGPSELSGEPQTLSGGTSELQGGHRTSDPPNSEGTPRNFFREDLRTSGRTSELQGGPQNFRGDLRTSGREQNQGGKTLRTSGRTSELQRKPQNFREYLRTSGGTSELKGGKPQNFRGGDQSETSEGTSELQGGPQNSGRDLRELQDLRNSQGTSELQREPQNFREDLRTSGRTSELQGGPQNFRGNLRTSGGTSELQGGPQNFREGTSDFRGNLELQGDLRASGGTQTSGGEIQNFRGDLKNFRRTSELQGGSQNFGRPSELREDLEILGRGNLRTSGGGTSDFGGDPQNFRGNPQELRGDFRTSGGTSEFQGGPQNFREDLRTSGRTSELQGGPQNSGRTSEASGGRNFRGGNFRGDLRTLRVRRPSETFREGDLRTSGENPVPGNLSIQGDPRNFSGGPFRNLQGGTSELQRDLRTSRGNLRISGRTSELQGGPQNSEGTSEFQEDLRTSGRTSELQGEPQNFRENLRASGGTSELQGGPQNFREDLQKTQITFNFREGPRTSRRPRNFRENLRTFRGGPQKLQGELSFRTSELRGNLSTPGGTS, from the coding sequence ATGAGGAACTTTCAAAACTTCAGGGGGAAACCTCAGAACTTAAGGGAGGACTCAAACTTCAGGGGTAAACCTCAGAAAGAACTTCAGAGTGATCCTCAGAACTTCAGGGGAACCTCAGAAACTTTCAGGGGGGACCTCAGAACTCAGAGGGAACCTCAGAACTTCATGGGGACCTCAGGGGGAACTTCCAGGGAGGACCTTAGAAACTTCAAGAAGGGAACCTCAGAACCTTCAAGCAGGTGGGGAAGCCTCAGAGCTTCAGGGGAACCTCAAACTTCAGGGGGTGGGGGCCGGGGGCAGAAAACTTCAGTATTTGGAAACCTGCAGAACTCAGGGGGAACCTCAGAACTTCAGGGCGGACCTCAGCACTTCAGGGGGAACCTCAGAACTTCAGCGGACAATCAGAACTTCAGGGTTGGGGGGACCTCAGAACTTCAGGGGGTAGGACCGGGGGGTCAGTTCAGGGAATCTCAGAACGTCAGGGGGGACCTCGAGAACTTCAGAGGGAACCTCAGACTTCAGGGGGGATCAAAACCTCAGAATTTTCAGGGGACCTCAAGAACTTCAGGGAGGGGCCCTACTAGCAACTTCAGAGGGGAACCTCATAACTTTAGGGGGACATCAAAACTTCAGGGAGGACCCTCAGAACTTTCAGGGGAACCTCAGACGCTTTCAGGGGGAACCTCAGAACTTCAGGGAGGCCACAGAACTTCAGACCCTCCGAACTCAGAGGGAACCCCTCGGAATTTTTTCAGGGAGGACCTCAGAACTTCAGGGAGGACCTCAGAACTTCAGGGAGGACCTCAAAACTTCAGGGGGGACCTCAGAACTTCAGGGAGGGAACAGAATCAGGGAGGAAAAACCCTCAGAACTTCAGGGAGGACCTCAGAACTTCAGAGGAAACCTCAGAACTTCAGGGAGTACCTCAGAACTTCAGGGGGGACCTCAGAACTTAAGGGAGGGAAACCTCAGAACTTCAGGGGGGGGGACCAATCAGAAACTTCAGAGGGAACCTCAGAACTTCAGGGAGGACCTCAGAACTCAGGGAGGGACCTCAGGGAACTTCAGGACCTCAGAAACTCACAGGGAACCTCAGAACTTCAGAGGGAACCTCAGAATTTCAGGGAGGACCTCAGAACTTCAGGGAGGACCTCAGAACTTCAGGGGGGACCTCAGAACTTCAGAGGGAACCTCAGAACTTCAGGGGGAACCTCAGAACTTCAGGGAGGACCTCAGAATTTCAGGGAGGGGACCTCAGACTTCAGGGGGAACCTCGAACTTCAGGGGGACCTCAGAGCTTCAGGGGGGACTCAGACTTCAGGGGGCGAAATTCAGAACTTCAGGGGGGACCTCAAGAATTTCAGGAGGACCTCAGAACTTCAGGGAGGATCTCAGAACTTCGGGAGACCCTCAGAACTCAGGGAGGACCTCGAAATTCTGGGGAGGGGGAACCTCAGAACTTCAGGGGGGGGAACCTCAGACTTCGGGGGGGACCCTCAGAACTTCAGAGGGAACCCTCAAGAACTTAGGGGGGACTTCAGAACTTCAGGGGGGACCTCAGAATTTCAGGGAGGACCTCAGAACTTCAGGGAGGATCTCAGAACTTCAGGGAGGACCTCAGAACTTCAGGGAGGACCTCAGAATTCTGGGAGAACCTCAGAGGCTTCAGGGGGCCGCAACTTCAGGGGGGGGAACTTCAGGGGGGACCTCAGAACCCTCAGGGTTAGGCGACCCTCAGAAACTTTCAGGGAGGGGGACCTCAGAACTTCAGGGGAAAATCCAGTTCCGGGGAACCTCAGCATCCAGGGGGACCCTCGTAACTTCAGTGGGGGACCCTTCAGAAACCTTCAGGGGGGGACCTCAGAACTTCAGAGGGACCTCAGAACTTCGAGGGGGAACCTCAGAATTTCAGGGAGGACCTCAGAACTTCAGGGAGGACCTCAGAACTCAGAGGGAACCTCAGAATTTCAGGAGGACCTCAGAACTTCAGGGAGGACCTCAGAACTTCAGGGGGAACCTCAGAACTTCAGGGAGAACCTCAGAGCTTCAGGGGGAACCTCAGAACTTCAGGGGGGACCTCAGAACTTCAGGGAGGACCTTCAGAAAACTCAGATTACCTTCAACTTTAGGGAGGGACCTCGGACTTCTAGGAGACCTCGGAACTTTAGGGAGAACCTCAGAACTTTCAGGGGGGGACCTCAGAAACTTCAGGGAGAACTCAGCTTCAGAACCTCAGAACTTAGGGGGAACCTCAGCACTCCAGGGGGAACCTCGTAA
- the LOC135210453 gene encoding probable serine/threonine-protein kinase DDB_G0284491 yields the protein MPQQAYPTCQLRALGCATSSSSIAKMETNSHLRSVENGRSRWPLGNSELKNYNNLVLNSNVELKNYNNLVLNSNVELKHYNNLVLNSNVELKNYNLLVLNSNVELKNYNPLVLNSNAELKNYNPLVLNSNAELKNYNNLVLYSNVELKNYNNLVLNSNVELKIYNNLVLNSNVELKHYNNLVLNSNVELKNYNLLVLNSNVEVKNYNPLVLNSNAELKNYNPLVFH from the exons ATGCCCCAGCAAGCATATCCCACTTGCCAACTACGAGCACTCGGCTGTGCAACGTCATCATCAAGTATTGCAAAAATGGAAACGAATAGTCATTTGCGAAGTGTGGAAAATGGGCGATCTCGCTGGCCTCTGGGAAATTCGG AgctgaaaaattacaataatttggTTCTTAATTCAAATGTAGAgctgaaaaattacaataatttggTCCTTAATTCAAATGTAGAGCTGAAACATTACAATAATTTGGTCCTTAATTCAAATGTAGAGCTGAAAAATTACAATCTTTTGGTCCTCAATTCAAATGTAGAGCTGAAAAATTACAATCCCTTGGTCCTTAATTCAAATGCAGAGCTAAAAAATTACAATCCCTTGGTCCTTAATTCAAATGCAGAgctgaaaaattacaataatttggTTCTTTATTCAAATGTAGAgctgaaaaattacaataatttggTTCTTAATTCAAATGTAGAGCtgaaaatttacaataatttgGTCCTTAATTCGAATGTAGAGCTGAAACATTACAATAATTTGGTCCTTAATTCAAATGTAGAGCTGAAAAATTACAATCTTTTGGTCCTCAATTCAAATGTAGAGGTGAAAAATTACAATCCCTTGGTCCTTAATTCAAATGCAGAACTAAAAAATTACAATCCCTTGgtctttcattaa